In Woeseia oceani, one DNA window encodes the following:
- a CDS encoding amidohydrolase, translating to MMKFTRRRFLGTGSALPFGLGLAGLATAARADAAAGKADLIVTGGRIYTMNSSQPRAEALAVRGDRLLAVGSNDDILAYASPATKRIDARGLTITPGFIDAHSHPLFGEEALGVNVNLPRIADVKDALARQAAKTPPGHWVRGVMYDDTKFEEERALERRDIDEVVSDHPVFVGHRGGHTAVVNSKAFEIAGVTVDTPDPTGGKYFRENGELSGKIAEHALDVFRKVGTWPKMDREVRQASAKVATANMAASRLTSTTDAYGNADNMRAYQDALAAGELNCRVAFMPGGNSDMFEGLKAAGIRSGFGDDMLRIGAVKYSADGSASERTMSMSTPYKGQPDNFGILTMTQEQIDAAVDDAVAHDFRVGIHANGDVAIDMVLKAYERVLAGHTGQNPRHRIEHCSLINDELLRRIRATGVVPAPFYTYIYYHGNKWLDYGEEKMQSMFAHRSFLDAGIPVAPASDFTPGPYEPMMALQSMVTRTDTRGRVWGANQRVAVAEALRICTVHGAYASFEEDRKGSLQPGRLADFVLLAEDPHEVDASRLVNIPIVRTVMGGRTTYEA from the coding sequence ATGATGAAATTCACACGACGACGATTTCTCGGTACCGGCAGTGCATTGCCTTTCGGCCTCGGGCTTGCCGGTCTTGCCACGGCGGCAAGGGCAGACGCGGCGGCGGGCAAGGCCGACCTGATCGTGACCGGTGGCAGAATCTACACCATGAATTCGTCACAGCCGCGGGCCGAGGCGCTTGCGGTTCGGGGTGATCGCTTGCTGGCGGTTGGCAGCAACGACGACATACTGGCGTATGCATCGCCTGCCACCAAACGCATCGATGCGCGCGGCCTGACCATTACGCCCGGCTTCATCGATGCGCACAGTCACCCTCTGTTCGGTGAAGAAGCATTGGGCGTCAACGTCAACCTGCCACGCATTGCCGATGTTAAAGACGCGCTGGCCCGGCAAGCGGCGAAAACCCCGCCCGGTCACTGGGTGCGTGGTGTGATGTACGACGATACGAAGTTTGAAGAAGAGCGGGCACTTGAGCGCCGGGATATCGACGAGGTCGTGAGCGACCACCCGGTATTCGTCGGCCATCGTGGCGGTCACACCGCAGTCGTCAATTCGAAAGCGTTCGAGATTGCAGGCGTCACCGTCGATACGCCGGATCCCACCGGTGGCAAATACTTCCGTGAGAACGGTGAGCTCAGCGGCAAGATCGCGGAGCATGCGCTCGACGTGTTCCGCAAAGTCGGCACCTGGCCGAAAATGGATCGCGAAGTTCGCCAGGCATCGGCGAAAGTGGCGACCGCGAATATGGCAGCATCGAGACTCACCTCAACCACTGACGCTTACGGCAACGCCGACAACATGCGCGCCTACCAGGACGCGCTCGCCGCCGGTGAACTGAACTGCCGCGTGGCTTTCATGCCGGGCGGCAACAGCGACATGTTCGAGGGTTTGAAGGCCGCGGGCATACGTTCCGGCTTCGGCGACGACATGCTTCGTATCGGTGCCGTGAAGTACTCGGCGGATGGTTCGGCCTCGGAACGCACCATGAGCATGAGCACACCTTACAAAGGTCAACCGGATAACTTCGGCATTCTTACCATGACCCAGGAGCAGATCGACGCGGCCGTGGACGATGCGGTGGCGCACGATTTTCGGGTTGGCATACACGCGAACGGTGATGTCGCGATTGACATGGTTTTGAAAGCGTATGAGCGGGTGCTTGCCGGTCATACCGGCCAGAACCCGCGACATCGCATCGAGCATTGCTCATTGATCAACGATGAACTGCTGCGAAGAATTCGCGCGACAGGCGTCGTGCCAGCACCTTTCTACACTTACATCTACTACCACGGCAACAAGTGGCTCGACTACGGTGAAGAAAAAATGCAATCGATGTTTGCGCACCGCAGCTTCCTGGATGCCGGCATTCCCGTAGCACCGGCCTCGGATTTCACACCCGGCCCCTACGAACCGATGATGGCCCTGCAAAGCATGGTGACGCGTACGGATACGCGCGGCCGTGTATGGGGTGCAAACCAGCGGGTGGCGGTGGCCGAGGCGTTGCGGATCTGTACGGTGCACGGTGCCTACGCGTCTTTCGAGGAAGACCGCAAAGGCTCACTGCAACCCGGCAGACTGGCCGACTTTGTCCTGCTTGCTGAAGATCCGCACGAGGTCGATGCCAGCCGTTTAGTTAACATACCCATAGTTCGTACGGTCATGGGCGGCCGTACCACGTACGAGGCCTGA